Proteins from a genomic interval of Sporolactobacillus sp. Y61:
- the fliR gene encoding flagellar biosynthetic protein FliR — protein MSLLNALPLFLLIFVRISSFLVTMPIFSYRTIPARVKIGLAAVLSVLVDMTLFENQSVPLDGEFILLIVKEVLVGVSMGFIAGILTYAVQLAGSFIDLQMGFAIANIISPENGTATPLTGQLLYVFQLLFFLGINAHHMLLNGLMYSFKLVPVSEMNIHLIEGSTAEFVTRVTARMFVLAFQLSMPIVGCLFLVDVAIGLIARTVQQVNVFVVGLPLKIIVGFLIMLIVFPAFIGLFSTIFESMTEILSTYMNILGSS, from the coding sequence GTGTCACTATTAAATGCGCTTCCTTTATTTTTATTAATATTTGTCAGGATCTCCAGCTTTCTGGTAACCATGCCGATCTTCTCCTATCGGACGATTCCTGCGAGAGTGAAAATCGGCCTTGCAGCTGTTCTGTCTGTACTGGTCGATATGACCCTTTTTGAAAATCAGAGTGTTCCGCTGGATGGCGAATTTATCCTTCTGATTGTAAAAGAGGTTCTGGTTGGCGTATCTATGGGTTTTATTGCCGGTATTCTGACGTATGCCGTGCAGCTGGCCGGATCATTTATCGACCTCCAGATGGGCTTTGCCATAGCGAATATTATCAGCCCGGAAAATGGTACGGCCACCCCATTAACCGGTCAATTGCTTTATGTCTTTCAGCTCCTGTTTTTTCTGGGAATCAATGCGCACCATATGCTTCTCAATGGTTTGATGTACAGCTTCAAACTGGTCCCTGTCAGTGAGATGAATATACATTTGATCGAGGGAAGTACGGCAGAGTTCGTGACCCGGGTGACTGCCCGGATGTTTGTACTTGCTTTTCAACTGTCTATGCCGATTGTCGGGTGTCTGTTTCTTGTGGACGTTGCCATTGGGCTCATAGCAAGAACCGTCCAGCAGGTGAACGTTTTCGTAGTCGGTCTGCCTTTGAAAATTATCGTCGGATTTCTGATCATGCTGATTGTCTTCCCTGCTTTTATCGGGCTTTTCAGCACAATTTTTGAATCTATGACTGAGATACTGAGCACATATATGAATATCCTCGGGAGTTCATAA
- the fliO gene encoding flagellar biosynthetic protein FliO → MFGLKKLISILTVIFLLLSSVTPALAEGSGAGTVQDMFENKQIQQKKQEAPSGNKTDPSQSEQVSYGNTNLFLAFVKLIFALLLVLALIYILYRFAAKRTGSMRNGGQLKNLGGVSVGTNRSVQLIKIGNEIMVLGVGDTVRLLKEITDPKTVSELTEPDPIQDRFGEHVLKALHHTMRKPEDTTDGDQGKVWRGHLTELISGLDRNRHERTEKLKSIFGKERQE, encoded by the coding sequence ATGTTTGGATTAAAAAAGCTGATCTCCATTCTGACTGTTATTTTTCTGTTACTTTCGTCAGTCACGCCTGCTCTGGCTGAAGGCTCTGGCGCAGGCACAGTTCAGGATATGTTCGAAAATAAGCAAATTCAGCAAAAGAAGCAGGAAGCCCCTTCCGGAAATAAAACGGATCCATCTCAATCAGAGCAGGTCTCTTATGGAAATACGAACTTGTTTCTGGCCTTTGTGAAACTGATTTTCGCGTTACTGCTTGTTCTTGCCCTTATCTATATTTTATATCGATTTGCCGCGAAAAGAACTGGAAGTATGAGAAATGGAGGTCAGCTGAAAAATTTAGGGGGTGTATCGGTTGGAACAAACCGCTCTGTCCAGCTGATTAAAATCGGGAACGAGATCATGGTGCTGGGTGTTGGGGACACAGTCAGACTCCTGAAAGAAATTACAGATCCAAAAACCGTTTCAGAATTGACTGAACCGGACCCAATTCAGGATCGGTTCGGGGAGCATGTACTTAAAGCATTGCATCATACCATGCGGAAACCTGAGGATACAACGGACGGAGATCAGGGAAAAGTCTGGAGAGGGCATCTGACGGAGTTGATCAGCGGGCTAGACAGGAACAGGCATGAACGGACAGAAAAACTGAAAAGCATCTTCGGAAAGGAGCGGCAGGAATGA
- the fliP gene encoding flagellar type III secretion system pore protein FliP (The bacterial flagellar biogenesis protein FliP forms a type III secretion system (T3SS)-type pore required for flagellar assembly.), whose translation MNGIPGIPTDFFTSQPQDVAMTLQLLLILTILSLAPAILILMTSFTRIIIVLSFVRTSLSTQQMPPNQVLIGLALFLTFFIMAPVYGQINTQALQPYIRGDINQNQAVSRAEDPLKTFMAKETRQKDLDLFMKYGKYKMPDRIQDLPMTALVPAFTISELKTAFQMGFMIFIPFLVIDMVVASILMAMGMMMLPPVMISLPFKILLFIMVDGWYLIVESLLKSF comes from the coding sequence ATGAACGGTATACCGGGTATACCCACAGATTTTTTTACAAGTCAGCCGCAGGACGTTGCGATGACTTTACAACTTCTGCTCATTTTGACGATTCTTTCGCTTGCTCCGGCGATTTTAATTCTTATGACATCTTTTACACGGATTATTATCGTTCTTTCATTTGTCCGGACTTCTCTGTCTACGCAGCAGATGCCGCCCAACCAGGTCCTGATCGGACTTGCCCTTTTTCTCACCTTTTTTATCATGGCTCCTGTTTATGGACAGATCAATACACAGGCGCTTCAACCCTACATACGAGGCGACATTAACCAGAATCAGGCGGTTTCAAGGGCAGAGGATCCATTAAAAACGTTTATGGCAAAAGAGACGCGGCAAAAAGATTTAGACCTTTTTATGAAGTACGGAAAATATAAGATGCCGGACAGGATACAGGATCTTCCCATGACGGCACTGGTTCCGGCATTTACAATCAGTGAACTCAAAACCGCTTTTCAGATGGGTTTTATGATCTTTATTCCCTTTCTGGTTATCGACATGGTTGTGGCCAGCATTTTGATGGCCATGGGGATGATGATGCTGCCTCCGGTGATGATTTCGCTTCCTTTTAAAATTCTGCTGTTTATCATGGTTGATGGATGGTACCTGATTGTGGAGTCCTTATTAAAGAGTTTTTGA
- the fliQ gene encoding flagellar biosynthesis protein FliQ produces MSSEMVLSLAEQAVMTILYVCGPLMIIGLVVGLIVSIIQAATQIQEQTLAFIPKIVAMLFGLILFGPWMLSKMLTFTENLLANLPNFIR; encoded by the coding sequence TTGAGTTCTGAAATGGTTTTGTCTTTAGCTGAACAGGCCGTGATGACCATATTATATGTTTGTGGTCCACTGATGATTATTGGACTTGTTGTCGGATTGATCGTTAGTATCATCCAGGCTGCCACACAGATACAGGAACAGACACTCGCTTTTATTCCCAAAATAGTAGCCATGCTTTTCGGATTAATTCTGTTTGGTCCCTGGATGCTTTCAAAAATGCTGACTTTTACGGAGAATTTATTAGCTAATCTTCCGAATTTCATCAGATAA